Proteins encoded by one window of Chromobacterium violaceum ATCC 12472:
- a CDS encoding glycoside hydrolase family 9 protein, with amino-acid sequence MAMRFLFNHLGFESAAAKPALLQGEAGAAVDGAAVLDAAGKVVLRVPLRALGGVNGWRDWHYWRADLDALRQPGRYQLWLEGSAPPLVSAPFEVADSLYGPALLSDLLFYFKSQRCSGLYDLADRSAPEEGGGARRDAHGGWFDASGDCSKYLSHLSYTNYLNPQQTPLLVWSLIQTRQALPPQGKWFDERLVDEALHGADFLLRMQHESGFFYQTLFDGWSKDEKRRSLCAYSTQQGLRSRAFQAGWRQGGGMAVAALAAASKLPRDGESERAEYLAAARQGFAHLQEHGGSYLADGEENLIDDYCALLAACELYAACGDSDYADAAAERAACLLERQHADGWFWLDNSRSRSFCHASDAGLPYFALARYLEVLPDGPGAAAVEQGWLRGLQGELARSADGNPFGYPRQWVRQPGESEGARFFMPQRNASGYWWQGENARLGSLAAAAWKGAARWPELAGGLDAYAQSAVDWVLGRNPFDVCMWQGHGRNNPHYEPGYCNAPGGVCNGITAEPGSDGGIAFLLPEETDISQSWRWSEQWLPHGAWFLMALAQRHGFKICHEVQ; translated from the coding sequence ATGGCGATGCGGTTCCTGTTCAATCATCTGGGCTTCGAGAGCGCGGCGGCCAAGCCGGCGCTGCTGCAGGGGGAGGCCGGCGCGGCGGTGGACGGCGCGGCGGTGCTGGATGCCGCCGGCAAGGTGGTCTTGCGCGTCCCCTTGCGCGCGCTGGGCGGCGTGAACGGCTGGCGCGATTGGCATTACTGGCGCGCCGATCTCGACGCGCTGCGCCAGCCGGGCCGCTACCAGCTATGGCTGGAAGGCAGCGCGCCGCCGCTGGTGTCGGCGCCGTTCGAGGTGGCGGACAGCCTTTACGGGCCGGCGTTGTTGTCCGACCTGTTGTTCTATTTCAAGTCCCAGCGTTGCAGCGGCCTGTACGACCTGGCCGACCGGTCCGCGCCGGAAGAGGGCGGCGGGGCGCGGCGCGACGCGCACGGCGGCTGGTTCGACGCCTCCGGCGACTGTTCCAAGTATCTGAGCCACCTGTCCTATACCAATTATCTGAACCCCCAGCAGACGCCGCTGCTGGTCTGGAGCCTGATCCAGACGCGCCAGGCGTTGCCGCCGCAGGGCAAGTGGTTTGACGAGCGTTTGGTGGACGAGGCGCTGCATGGCGCCGATTTCCTGCTGCGCATGCAGCACGAGTCGGGTTTTTTCTACCAGACCCTGTTCGACGGCTGGAGCAAGGATGAGAAGCGGCGCAGCCTGTGCGCCTATTCCACCCAGCAGGGACTTCGCTCGCGGGCTTTCCAGGCCGGCTGGCGCCAGGGCGGCGGCATGGCGGTGGCGGCGCTGGCGGCGGCGTCAAAGCTGCCCCGCGATGGCGAGAGCGAACGCGCCGAATACCTGGCGGCCGCGCGCCAGGGTTTCGCCCACTTGCAGGAGCACGGCGGCTCATATCTGGCGGACGGCGAGGAAAACCTGATCGACGACTACTGCGCGCTGCTGGCGGCCTGCGAGTTGTACGCGGCCTGCGGCGACAGCGATTACGCCGATGCCGCCGCCGAGCGCGCGGCTTGCCTGCTGGAACGCCAGCATGCCGACGGCTGGTTCTGGCTGGACAACAGCCGAAGCCGCAGTTTCTGCCACGCGTCGGACGCGGGGCTGCCTTATTTCGCGCTGGCGCGCTACCTGGAGGTATTGCCGGACGGCCCCGGCGCGGCGGCTGTCGAGCAAGGGTGGCTGAGGGGGCTGCAAGGCGAGCTCGCCCGCAGCGCGGATGGCAATCCTTTCGGCTATCCGCGCCAATGGGTGAGGCAGCCGGGGGAAAGCGAGGGCGCGCGCTTCTTCATGCCGCAGCGCAATGCCAGCGGCTATTGGTGGCAGGGCGAAAACGCGAGGCTGGGCTCGCTGGCGGCCGCCGCCTGGAAGGGCGCTGCGCGCTGGCCAGAGCTGGCCGGCGGCCTGGACGCCTACGCGCAGTCGGCGGTGGACTGGGTGTTGGGCCGCAATCCGTTCGACGTCTGCATGTGGCAGGGGCATGGCCGCAACAACCCGCATTACGAGCCCGGGTATTGCAATGCGCCGGGCGGGGTCTGCAACGGCATCACCGCCGAGCCGGGAAGCGACGGCGGCATAGCCTTCCTGCTGCCGGAGGAGACCGACATCAGCCAGTCATGGCGCTGGAGCGAGCAGTGGCTGCCGCATGGCGCGTGGTTCTTGATGGCTTTGGCTCAGAGGCATGGTTTTAAAATTTGCCATGAGGTGCAATGA